From the genome of Cytophagales bacterium WSM2-2:
TTGCGCGGACTGGAAAAATGCTGGCAAGTGACCACGAAAATGTAAGACCGGATCTTTTAATTCTTGGCAAAGCCCTGTCAGGGGGAGTTATGCCTATATCTCTCGTGCTGGCCAATGATGAGATTATGCTTGTCATCAAACCTGGCGAACATGGTTCTACGTTTGGTGGTAATCCATTAGCAGCCGCTGTTTGCATGGAATCCCTTCAGGTGATACGCGATGAAAAGCTTGCTGACAATGCCGAACGTCTCGGCAAAGTTTTCCGTGACCGAATGAATGCCATGATCAAAAAGACAAAACTGATCACACTGGTTCGTGGTAAAGGATTGCTCAACGCAATTGTGGTGAACGATAGCCCTGAAAGCGAAACTGCATGGAACCTTTGCGTTAAGTTTTCTGAAAATGGACTGTTGGCTAAACCAACACACGGAAATATCATCAGGCTGGCGCCTCCGTTGGTGATAACCGAAGAGCAGATTCATGAATGCTGCGATATTATAGAGAAGTCAGTGATGTCTTTGCTGTGATCTTTGAGCTAAGCGCTAAATATTTGATTGCGTCTAATAATTAGATCATCGTTCGATTTTATGCCGAGCCTATATTTGGGGCTTAAAATTTCCTATGATTTGTCCATTAAAAACCATGAAAAGAATAATCGTCTTTGCTTTCCTTCTATTCGCATTCTGTACTAGAGCTCAAAACAAAGATCCTTTAACGACTGAAATTGTCACATCAGATCTGGACAATTTTTGGATTGCACTTGAAAAAGCTGGCAAAAACATAGACTCCATTGCACTTGACCAGTATTATTTGAACCCTGGATCGAAGGGAATAAAAGGATTTACAGAAAGGCGAATTAAGAATGCCGAAAACCTGGCGAAAGTAATTAGATCACATCAGAAGTACTACCACTCCATAAAACCAAATGTCGATAGCATCCCTGGCATGAAACCGCAAATCATTGCTGCACTCGTCAAGCTAAAAGACTACTACCCTAAGGCCGTTTTTCCGCCAGTGTACTTCGTCATCGGTGCGCTTACTTCAGGTGGCACTTCCTCGGATGACGGGTTAATTATAGGAGCTGAGATGTATGGACTTACAAATAACACACCCAAAGAAGAATTGAATGATTGGTTGAAAACAGTTATCAAACCCGTAAGCCAAATGCCCCACATCGTAGCTCATGAGCTGATTCACTTTCAGCAAAAATACGATGGCGGCACATTGCTTCAGGCGTGCATTAAAGAAGGTTCAGCAGACTTTCTCGCTGAATTAATTTCCGGGAAACATATCAATGGTCACGTGCATGATTTCGCCAATCCAAAAGAAAAAGAATTGTGGGAGGAATTTAAATCTAAAATGGATGGCAAAGATTACAAAGGCTGGCTTTACAGTTCTTCCGAAGGTCGGCCCAATGACTTAGGCTACTGGATCGGTTATAAAATCACTAAAGCCTACTTTGATCAGGCTACTGATAAAAAAGCAGCAGTGAAAGAAATCCTGAACATTAAAGATGTGCACCAGTTTCTTGATAAAAGTGGGTATACGAAAAGATTCAACTAACAACTCCTCCTTCTTAATAATTTGAGTTCCCAAATCCCGAATAAATTTCCTTTCTTAGTGGAATTCAACTATGAAAATCCTCGGACGTTCGGATCGCGTTGATCTGCCGGGTTTAGGCCTGGAAAACATTCACGCCAAAATTGATACAGGTGCATATACTTGTAGCCTGCATTGTTCAGCCACAGGAGTTGTCAATGGGAAACTGGAGTTTGTCCTCCTTGACGAGGAGCATCCGGAGTATACCGGTAGAAAATATACGTTCAAAAGATTCGACCAACGGGAGATCAAGAATTCATTTGGTGAAGCCGAACTTCGCTACGTAATTAAAACGAGGATCAGGATTTTGGGTCATTTGATCCGGGCCGAATTTTCACTTAGCAACCGGGGCAACCTCAAATTTCCAGTCTTGCTGGGAAGGAAGATCCTTCGCAAGCGGTTCCTGATTGACGTAACCAAAAAAGATTTATCTTACCTGGCCAAACAGGAAAAAGGTTGAATTTGTTAATCGTCATTTAACACGAACGACAACAATTCTATTAAAAAGACGATACTACTTCGTTGAAATTTTAAACGGAAGAAGAAATGACCATTGGAATCCTTTCCCGCGATTCAAAGCTCTACTCCACACGCAGACTGAAAGAAGCCGGAGAAAAACGCGGGCACAAAGTAGAGATCATCGATCACATGAAGTGCGTTTTGCTTATCGAGAAGAAAAACCCGATGGTGATGTATAACGGTCGCAAACTTGATTATTTCGATGCCATAATCCCGCGCATCGGTG
Proteins encoded in this window:
- the rimK2 gene encoding ribosomal protein S6 modification protein; protein product: MKILGRSDRVDLPGLGLENIHAKIDTGAYTCSLHCSATGVVNGKLEFVLLDEEHPEYTGRKYTFKRFDQREIKNSFGEAELRYVIKTRIRILGHLIRAEFSLSNRGNLKFPVLLGRKILRKRFLIDVTKKDLSYLAKQEKG